The Rhododendron vialii isolate Sample 1 chromosome 5a, ASM3025357v1 genome contains a region encoding:
- the LOC131325750 gene encoding uncharacterized protein LOC131325750 isoform X4: MENRHCCKNDDNGLKIEDVGGQVPTTLESATTNLYGSRRATGETPSETLLISSPSCGKGKHKEKQMQTLARRTLERVGTRENIETAKSGKHSRLDTRELFKCKKQGLKPVSKSFGKNRLDAHSYKQLLRSRALRGKVTELLLQRRDKMSGEGGEFIVTNGSPEVDKGVAETRPSNLKMQRLTVKPGRDFSTVTLSKDGMGFEAGLSLECREEKNGDVQSTESQPEIDRCIICMLGGKLLCCDGRECKKSFHLSCLDPPFTHAPPGVWHCSWCVQKKLQSGVHAVSEGVESVVEDREVESDHEMQRQKEFLVKYKGLAHVHNRWIPEEKIKVENPELLAKYSLAKYKRYQRWKTEWTLPDRLLQKRWLCLPKQCNKDWEDLTSSFTTEWLVKWTGLGYDHATWELENSSFMKSPEAVKLIGEFEGRHKGEKRISCPFEGDKGGEVTLSGGSPGVQHEPSSNINKLREFWLRGRNALVYDDQDNTLPFLIITTSSSLSTWEAEFSQHKSDINFVVYKGNKDVRASIRSLEFYNEDGCLMFQVLLSPIDAVLEQDSRILDGIKWGALIVDEYQRSCMSSHHERIKELNAHMKLLLVNNRIKNMRYEYLHLLSILDSGRDGVEEKASENDSKNDICKLKAKLASFVAFESKPRTSRFVEYWVPVQLSNVQLEQYCATLLSSATLLCSHLRNDLVDSLRKILIMTRKCCDHPYLVDTERSLRASIIRDFPVSEHLGAEIEMSGKLQLLDKFLFKIKERGLRVLILFQSIGGSGVISTGDILDDFVHERFGKDSYAHIDSGKIAHSKKQATLDCFNNKESNKFVFLIESRACLHSIKLSSIDLVVLFNSDWDPLNDLRALEKITIESQFEELKVFRLYSSHTVEEKVLILAKEGLPLDSKIENIIRSTCHMLLTWGALHLFNKLDDFHGGHSSLVSHLNLTFEEFLTTDVVTEFSALLPNDGEKRNPNNSIILEVNRTEGAYPRNISLPGELDLETQSVDNISTIQRLLHNEPTHVFWENLLDGRNPRWKFLSGSSPKISRRTQDLVGSPEEPTCMEDGGGRKRRTVVHNTFELMCSSSSPKIGQRTQNLVGSPEEPTCMEDGVGRKRRTVVHNTFELMCSKPRTKRNRKLHSWGKDINLATQCVSRGSNGTNALTLDQEARQRYREVNSIIGEAPTLEFRKQPQLHVSTDVPSDECGITITNVTASILVQNHRSRQCHPSARQAQAPIPPARVDSTGLPNSFLWQPFTVGSLQPSIGAIETGESIQSMATVPNGNNSLQASHVPQPDLLQMEIERIQKAEEQALKIHEDTKLQLKVECEKEIDEIRKKYDRLLQHDVMVLLQKKKDFETHYNKIYVNKLLAETYALTYEGDKAGLLGTEQANVPEFMDAISEFYLQQSAVRNSTTTLEKSSSPLIHRRGSYGGGCELRAPAPHLQHLRPPSTEVGLPHRLPSHAPTKLPIHRAPSNLSVPSCGLAQVTEPVKSQWRSSGINQPDIITGLPVIDGFLPMGTELLRQFITPLKFTSA, translated from the exons ATGGAAAATAGACACTGTTGCAAAAATGATGACAATGGCTTGAAAATTGAGGATGTTGGCGGCCAAGTTCCCACCACTTTGGAATCTGCAACAACTAATTTATATGGCTCAAGAAGAGCAACAGGAGAAACACCTTCAGAAACTCTGCTCATCTCGAGTCCTTCCTGTGGAAAGGGAAAACATAAGGAGAAGCAAATGCAAACTCTGGCCAGGAGGACTCTGGAAAGAGTTGGGACAAG GGAGAATATTGAGACGGCGAAGAGTGGGAAGCATTCAAGACTTGATACCAGAGAATTGTTCAAATGCAAGAAGCAGGGCCTGAAGCCTGTGTCTAAAAGTTTTGGAAAGAACAGATTGGATGCCCATTCATATAAACAACTTCTCAGATCAAGGGCACTGAGGGGTAAGGTGACGG AGCTTTTGCTTCAAAGGAGAGATAAAATGTCTGGAGAAGGTGGTGAGTTTATTGTAACTAATGGTTCCCCTGAAGTTGATAAGGGGGTGGCTGAGACCCGTCcttcaaatttgaaaatgcaaaG GTTAACTGTGAAACCAGGCCGTGATTTTAGTACTGTCACTCTTTCAAAG GATGGAATGGGCTTTGAGGCTGGGCTCAGCTTGGAATGTAGGGAAGAAAAGAATGGTGATGTCCAATCAACAGAGTCTCAACCTGAAATTGATAGATGTATTATCTGCATGCTTGGTGGAAAGCTACT GTGCTGTGATGGACGCGAGTGCAAAAAGAGCTTCCATCTCTCTTGTCTTGATCCTCCTTTCACCCATGCCCCTCCTGGAGTTTGGCATTGCAGTTGGTGTGTTCAAAAGAAGTTACAATCCGGTGTGCATGCTGTGTCTGAAGGAGTAGAGTCCGTAGTGGAAGATAGAGAGGTGGAGTCAGATCATGAAA TGCAGAGGCAGAAGGAATTCTTGGTTAAGTACAAAGGTCTTGCTCATGTGCACAACCGTTGGATACCAGAAGAAAAGATAAAAGTGGAAAATCCAGAGCTTCTTGCAAAATATAGTCTTGCAAAATATAAGAGATACCAG AGATGGAAAACTGAGTGGACGTTACCAGATCGTTTACTACAGAAAAGGTGGTTGTGTTTACCTAAACAATGCAACAAGGATTGGGAGGACCTTACCAGTTCGTTTACTACAGAGTGGCTCGTGAAATGGACTGGTCTTGGTTATGATCATGCAACGTGGGAGTTAGAGAATAGTTCCTTTATGAAGTCACCTGAAGCTGTGAAGCTCATTGGAGAATTTGAAGGTCGGCATAAGGGTGAAAAGAGAATCTCGTGTCCTTTTGAAGGAGATAAG GGAGGGGAAGTTACATTATCTGGAGGCTCACCAGGGGTACAACATGAACCTAGTAGTAACATCAACAAGCTTCGTGAATTTTGGCTAAGAGGGCGGAATGCTCTTGTATACGATGATCAG GATAATACTCTGCCTTTTCTAATCATCACCACATCCTCTTCTCTTTCCACATGGGAAGCTGAGTTCTCACAGCACAAATCAGATATTAATTTTGTTGTCTATAAAGGGAACAAAGATGTACGAGCTAGTATCAGGTCTCTGGAGTTCTACAATGAAGATGGTTGCCTAATGTTTCAAGTACTATTATCACCTATTGATGCTGTTCTTGAG CAGGATTCAAGGATATTAGATGGCATTAAATGGGGGGCACTCATTGTAGATGAGTACCAACGAAGTTGTATGTCTAGCCATCATGAACGAATAAAGGAACTAAATGCACATATGAAGCTACTTCTTGTCAACAATAGAATCAAG AATATGAGATATGAGTACCTTCATCTGCTTTCCATCCTTGATTCGGGACGGGATGGGGTTGAAGAAAAAGCTTCTGAGAATGACTCTAAGAATGATATTTGCAAGCTGAAAGCGAAATTGGCTTCTTTTGTTGCGTTTGAAAGCAAGCCTCGTACTTCAAGGTTTGTTGAATATTGGGTTCCCGTCCAGCTTTCAAATGTACAACTTGAGCAGTATTGTGCTACATTGCTGTCAAGTGCAACGCTGCTTTGCTCGCATTTGAGGAATGATTTGGTCGATTCCCTTCGCAAAATTCTTATTATGACAAGAAAG TGCTGTGACCACCCCTATCTTGTGGATACGGAGCGTTCTTTGCGAGCATCTATTATCAGAGATTTTCCCGTGAGTGAGCATTTAGGTGCTGAGATAGAAATGAGTGGAAAACTGCAACTTCTTGACAAGTTCCTTTTCAAGATTAAAGAACGAGGTTTAAGGGTGCTGATTCTTTTTCAG TCGATTGGTGGTTCTGGAGTGATATCTACTGGAGACATTTTGGATGACTTTGTTCATGAAAGATTTGGCAAAGATTCTTATGCACACATTGATAGTGGAAAAATCGCCCATTCGAAGAAGCAAGCCACCCTGGATTGTTTCAACAATAAAGAGAGCAACAAGTTTGTGTTTTTAATAGAAAGTCGGGCTTGTCTTCACAGCATTAAGCTTTCTTCTATAGATCTAGTTGTCCTATTTAACAGTGATTGGGACCCACTGAATGATCTAAGAGCCCTCGAGAAGATCACTATTGAGTCGCAGTTTGAGGAGTTGAAAGTATTCCGTTTGTATTCGTCTCATACTGTGGAGGAGAAAGTACTCATTCTTGCCAAGGAAGGTCTCCCTCTTGATAgcaaaattgagaatataatcCGGAGTACTTGTCACATGTTGCTAACTTGGGGTGCTCTACATCTATTTAATAAGCTTGATGACTTCCATGGTGGCCATAGCTCCTTAGTTTCACATTTGAATCTCACTTTTGAAGAGTTTTTGACAACCGATGTGGTCACTGAGTTTTCAGCTTTGTTACCCAATGACGGTGAGAAGAGGAATCCTAATAACTCGATCATTTTAGAGGTGAATCGGACTGAAGGAGCTTATCCCAGAAATATTTCATTACCTGGAGAACTGGATTTGGAAACTCAGTCAGTGGACAATATTTCAACGATACAGCGATTGTTGCACAACGAACCAACCCACGTCTTTTGGGAAAATTTACTTGATGGAAGGAATCCCAGGTGGAAATTTTTGTCTGGTTCATCTCCAAAGATCAGTCGACGAACCCAGGACTTGGTTGGCTCGCCAGAAGAACCTACATGTATGGAAGATGGTGGAGGAAGGAAACGTAGGACGGTGGTCCATAACACTTTTGAGCTTATGTGTTCAAGTTCATCTCCAAAGATCGGTCAACGAACCCAGAACTTGGTTGGCTCGCCGGAAGAACCTACATGTATGGAAGATGGTGTAGGAAGGAAACGTAGGACGGTGGTCCATAACACGTTTGAGCTTATGTGTTCAAAACCAAGGACGAAGAGGAACAGGAAACTGCATTCTTGGGGCAAAGACATCAACCTGGCTA CTCAATGTGTCTCAAGAGGAAGTAATGGAACAAATGCCTTAACCTTAGACCAAGAAGCCAGGCAGCGGTATAGAGAAGTTAATTCCATCATTGGAGAGGCGCCTACTTTGGAATTTAGGAAACAACCTCAG CTACATGTCTCTACTGATGTTCCATCGGATGAATGTGGCATAACTATAACCAATGTGACTGCTTCCATCTTGGTTCAAAACCATCGGAGCCGTCAATGTCATCCCTCAGCACGACAGGCACAAGCACCAATACCTCCAGCAAGAGTGGATTCAACAGGATTGCCAAATTCATTTCTTTGGCAACCTTTCACAGTTGGGTCTTTACAGCCGTCCATAGGAGCAATTGAAACAGGTGAGTCGATTCAAAGCATGGCCACTGTTCCAAATGGAAACAACTCTCTGCAAGCTTCCCATGTGCCTCAGCCAGATCTGCTCCAAATGGAAATTGAAAGGATACAGAAGGCTGAGGAGCAAGCTCTGAAGATCCATGAAGACACG AAATTGCAGCTCAAAGTGGAATGTGAAAAGGAGATAGATGAGATACGTAAGAAGTATGACAGGTTGCTTCAGCATGATGTGATGGTTTTgttgcaaaagaaaaaggattttGAGACCCATTACAACAAAATTTATGTGAATAAGTTACTGGCCGAGACTTACGCACTAACCTATGAGGGTGACAAGGCTGGGTTGCTCGGAACAGAACAAG CAAATGTACCTGAGTTCATGGATGCGATATCTGAATTCTATCTTCAGCAATCTGCTGTGAGGAATAGTACGACAACTCTCGAAAAATCTTCCAGCCCTTTGATCCATCGGAGGGGGAGCTATGGTGGTGGATGTGAACTTCGAGCCCCAGCTCCACACCTACAGCACTTGAGACCACCTTCCACAGAAGTGGGGCTGCCCCACCGCCTCCCATCCCATGCTCCCACAAAGTTGCCGATTCACCGAGCTCCCAGTAATTTGTCTGTACCGTCTTGTGGACTGGCTCAAGTAACTGAACCCGTCAAAAGCCAATGGCGGAGTAGTGGGATTAATCAACCAGACATCATTACAGGGTTACCGGTTATTGATGGTTTTCTGCCCATGGGCACCGAACTTCTGAGACAGTTCATAACTCCTCTCAAATTTACTTCTGCTTGA
- the LOC131325750 gene encoding uncharacterized protein LOC131325750 isoform X3: MENRHCCKNDDNGLKIEDVGGQVPTTLESATTNLYGSRRATGETPSETLLISSPSCGKGKHKEKQMQTLARRTLERVGTRENIETAKSGKHSRLDTRELFKCKKQGLKPVSKSFGKNRLDAHSYKQLLRSRALRELLLQRRDKMSGEGGEFIVTNGSPEVDKGVAETRPSNLKMQRLTVKPGRDFSTVTLSKDGMGFEAGLSLECREEKNGDVQSTESQPEIDRCIICMLGGKLLCCDGRECKKSFHLSCLDPPFTHAPPGVWHCSWCVQKKLQSGVHAVSEGVESVVEDREVESDHEMQRQKEFLVKYKGLAHVHNRWIPEEKIKVENPELLAKYSLAKYKRYQRWKTEWTLPDRLLQKRWLCLPKQCNKDWEDLTSSFTTEWLVKWTGLGYDHATWELENSSFMKSPEAVKLIGEFEGRHKGEKRISCPFEGDKGGEVTLSGGSPGVQHEPSSNINKLREFWLRGRNALVYDDQERIVNVILFILSLQDNTLPFLIITTSSSLSTWEAEFSQHKSDINFVVYKGNKDVRASIRSLEFYNEDGCLMFQVLLSPIDAVLEQDSRILDGIKWGALIVDEYQRSCMSSHHERIKELNAHMKLLLVNNRIKNMRYEYLHLLSILDSGRDGVEEKASENDSKNDICKLKAKLASFVAFESKPRTSRFVEYWVPVQLSNVQLEQYCATLLSSATLLCSHLRNDLVDSLRKILIMTRKCCDHPYLVDTERSLRASIIRDFPVSEHLGAEIEMSGKLQLLDKFLFKIKERGLRVLILFQSIGGSGVISTGDILDDFVHERFGKDSYAHIDSGKIAHSKKQATLDCFNNKESNKFVFLIESRACLHSIKLSSIDLVVLFNSDWDPLNDLRALEKITIESQFEELKVFRLYSSHTVEEKVLILAKEGLPLDSKIENIIRSTCHMLLTWGALHLFNKLDDFHGGHSSLVSHLNLTFEEFLTTDVVTEFSALLPNDGEKRNPNNSIILEVNRTEGAYPRNISLPGELDLETQSVDNISTIQRLLHNEPTHVFWENLLDGRNPRWKFLSGSSPKISRRTQDLVGSPEEPTCMEDGGGRKRRTVVHNTFELMCSSSSPKIGQRTQNLVGSPEEPTCMEDGVGRKRRTVVHNTFELMCSKPRTKRNRKLHSWGKDINLATQCVSRGSNGTNALTLDQEARQRYREVNSIIGEAPTLEFRKQPQLHVSTDVPSDECGITITNVTASILVQNHRSRQCHPSARQAQAPIPPARVDSTGLPNSFLWQPFTVGSLQPSIGAIETGESIQSMATVPNGNNSLQASHVPQPDLLQMEIERIQKAEEQALKIHEDTKLQLKVECEKEIDEIRKKYDRLLQHDVMVLLQKKKDFETHYNKIYVNKLLAETYALTYEGDKAGLLGTEQANVPEFMDAISEFYLQQSAVRNSTTTLEKSSSPLIHRRGSYGGGCELRAPAPHLQHLRPPSTEVGLPHRLPSHAPTKLPIHRAPSNLSVPSCGLAQVTEPVKSQWRSSGINQPDIITGLPVIDGFLPMGTELLRQFITPLKFTSA, from the exons ATGGAAAATAGACACTGTTGCAAAAATGATGACAATGGCTTGAAAATTGAGGATGTTGGCGGCCAAGTTCCCACCACTTTGGAATCTGCAACAACTAATTTATATGGCTCAAGAAGAGCAACAGGAGAAACACCTTCAGAAACTCTGCTCATCTCGAGTCCTTCCTGTGGAAAGGGAAAACATAAGGAGAAGCAAATGCAAACTCTGGCCAGGAGGACTCTGGAAAGAGTTGGGACAAG GGAGAATATTGAGACGGCGAAGAGTGGGAAGCATTCAAGACTTGATACCAGAGAATTGTTCAAATGCAAGAAGCAGGGCCTGAAGCCTGTGTCTAAAAGTTTTGGAAAGAACAGATTGGATGCCCATTCATATAAACAACTTCTCAGATCAAGGGCACTGAGGG AGCTTTTGCTTCAAAGGAGAGATAAAATGTCTGGAGAAGGTGGTGAGTTTATTGTAACTAATGGTTCCCCTGAAGTTGATAAGGGGGTGGCTGAGACCCGTCcttcaaatttgaaaatgcaaaG GTTAACTGTGAAACCAGGCCGTGATTTTAGTACTGTCACTCTTTCAAAG GATGGAATGGGCTTTGAGGCTGGGCTCAGCTTGGAATGTAGGGAAGAAAAGAATGGTGATGTCCAATCAACAGAGTCTCAACCTGAAATTGATAGATGTATTATCTGCATGCTTGGTGGAAAGCTACT GTGCTGTGATGGACGCGAGTGCAAAAAGAGCTTCCATCTCTCTTGTCTTGATCCTCCTTTCACCCATGCCCCTCCTGGAGTTTGGCATTGCAGTTGGTGTGTTCAAAAGAAGTTACAATCCGGTGTGCATGCTGTGTCTGAAGGAGTAGAGTCCGTAGTGGAAGATAGAGAGGTGGAGTCAGATCATGAAA TGCAGAGGCAGAAGGAATTCTTGGTTAAGTACAAAGGTCTTGCTCATGTGCACAACCGTTGGATACCAGAAGAAAAGATAAAAGTGGAAAATCCAGAGCTTCTTGCAAAATATAGTCTTGCAAAATATAAGAGATACCAG AGATGGAAAACTGAGTGGACGTTACCAGATCGTTTACTACAGAAAAGGTGGTTGTGTTTACCTAAACAATGCAACAAGGATTGGGAGGACCTTACCAGTTCGTTTACTACAGAGTGGCTCGTGAAATGGACTGGTCTTGGTTATGATCATGCAACGTGGGAGTTAGAGAATAGTTCCTTTATGAAGTCACCTGAAGCTGTGAAGCTCATTGGAGAATTTGAAGGTCGGCATAAGGGTGAAAAGAGAATCTCGTGTCCTTTTGAAGGAGATAAG GGAGGGGAAGTTACATTATCTGGAGGCTCACCAGGGGTACAACATGAACCTAGTAGTAACATCAACAAGCTTCGTGAATTTTGGCTAAGAGGGCGGAATGCTCTTGTATACGATGATCAG GAGCGCATTGTAAATGTGATCTTGTTCATCTTATCCTTGCAGGATAATACTCTGCCTTTTCTAATCATCACCACATCCTCTTCTCTTTCCACATGGGAAGCTGAGTTCTCACAGCACAAATCAGATATTAATTTTGTTGTCTATAAAGGGAACAAAGATGTACGAGCTAGTATCAGGTCTCTGGAGTTCTACAATGAAGATGGTTGCCTAATGTTTCAAGTACTATTATCACCTATTGATGCTGTTCTTGAG CAGGATTCAAGGATATTAGATGGCATTAAATGGGGGGCACTCATTGTAGATGAGTACCAACGAAGTTGTATGTCTAGCCATCATGAACGAATAAAGGAACTAAATGCACATATGAAGCTACTTCTTGTCAACAATAGAATCAAG AATATGAGATATGAGTACCTTCATCTGCTTTCCATCCTTGATTCGGGACGGGATGGGGTTGAAGAAAAAGCTTCTGAGAATGACTCTAAGAATGATATTTGCAAGCTGAAAGCGAAATTGGCTTCTTTTGTTGCGTTTGAAAGCAAGCCTCGTACTTCAAGGTTTGTTGAATATTGGGTTCCCGTCCAGCTTTCAAATGTACAACTTGAGCAGTATTGTGCTACATTGCTGTCAAGTGCAACGCTGCTTTGCTCGCATTTGAGGAATGATTTGGTCGATTCCCTTCGCAAAATTCTTATTATGACAAGAAAG TGCTGTGACCACCCCTATCTTGTGGATACGGAGCGTTCTTTGCGAGCATCTATTATCAGAGATTTTCCCGTGAGTGAGCATTTAGGTGCTGAGATAGAAATGAGTGGAAAACTGCAACTTCTTGACAAGTTCCTTTTCAAGATTAAAGAACGAGGTTTAAGGGTGCTGATTCTTTTTCAG TCGATTGGTGGTTCTGGAGTGATATCTACTGGAGACATTTTGGATGACTTTGTTCATGAAAGATTTGGCAAAGATTCTTATGCACACATTGATAGTGGAAAAATCGCCCATTCGAAGAAGCAAGCCACCCTGGATTGTTTCAACAATAAAGAGAGCAACAAGTTTGTGTTTTTAATAGAAAGTCGGGCTTGTCTTCACAGCATTAAGCTTTCTTCTATAGATCTAGTTGTCCTATTTAACAGTGATTGGGACCCACTGAATGATCTAAGAGCCCTCGAGAAGATCACTATTGAGTCGCAGTTTGAGGAGTTGAAAGTATTCCGTTTGTATTCGTCTCATACTGTGGAGGAGAAAGTACTCATTCTTGCCAAGGAAGGTCTCCCTCTTGATAgcaaaattgagaatataatcCGGAGTACTTGTCACATGTTGCTAACTTGGGGTGCTCTACATCTATTTAATAAGCTTGATGACTTCCATGGTGGCCATAGCTCCTTAGTTTCACATTTGAATCTCACTTTTGAAGAGTTTTTGACAACCGATGTGGTCACTGAGTTTTCAGCTTTGTTACCCAATGACGGTGAGAAGAGGAATCCTAATAACTCGATCATTTTAGAGGTGAATCGGACTGAAGGAGCTTATCCCAGAAATATTTCATTACCTGGAGAACTGGATTTGGAAACTCAGTCAGTGGACAATATTTCAACGATACAGCGATTGTTGCACAACGAACCAACCCACGTCTTTTGGGAAAATTTACTTGATGGAAGGAATCCCAGGTGGAAATTTTTGTCTGGTTCATCTCCAAAGATCAGTCGACGAACCCAGGACTTGGTTGGCTCGCCAGAAGAACCTACATGTATGGAAGATGGTGGAGGAAGGAAACGTAGGACGGTGGTCCATAACACTTTTGAGCTTATGTGTTCAAGTTCATCTCCAAAGATCGGTCAACGAACCCAGAACTTGGTTGGCTCGCCGGAAGAACCTACATGTATGGAAGATGGTGTAGGAAGGAAACGTAGGACGGTGGTCCATAACACGTTTGAGCTTATGTGTTCAAAACCAAGGACGAAGAGGAACAGGAAACTGCATTCTTGGGGCAAAGACATCAACCTGGCTA CTCAATGTGTCTCAAGAGGAAGTAATGGAACAAATGCCTTAACCTTAGACCAAGAAGCCAGGCAGCGGTATAGAGAAGTTAATTCCATCATTGGAGAGGCGCCTACTTTGGAATTTAGGAAACAACCTCAG CTACATGTCTCTACTGATGTTCCATCGGATGAATGTGGCATAACTATAACCAATGTGACTGCTTCCATCTTGGTTCAAAACCATCGGAGCCGTCAATGTCATCCCTCAGCACGACAGGCACAAGCACCAATACCTCCAGCAAGAGTGGATTCAACAGGATTGCCAAATTCATTTCTTTGGCAACCTTTCACAGTTGGGTCTTTACAGCCGTCCATAGGAGCAATTGAAACAGGTGAGTCGATTCAAAGCATGGCCACTGTTCCAAATGGAAACAACTCTCTGCAAGCTTCCCATGTGCCTCAGCCAGATCTGCTCCAAATGGAAATTGAAAGGATACAGAAGGCTGAGGAGCAAGCTCTGAAGATCCATGAAGACACG AAATTGCAGCTCAAAGTGGAATGTGAAAAGGAGATAGATGAGATACGTAAGAAGTATGACAGGTTGCTTCAGCATGATGTGATGGTTTTgttgcaaaagaaaaaggattttGAGACCCATTACAACAAAATTTATGTGAATAAGTTACTGGCCGAGACTTACGCACTAACCTATGAGGGTGACAAGGCTGGGTTGCTCGGAACAGAACAAG CAAATGTACCTGAGTTCATGGATGCGATATCTGAATTCTATCTTCAGCAATCTGCTGTGAGGAATAGTACGACAACTCTCGAAAAATCTTCCAGCCCTTTGATCCATCGGAGGGGGAGCTATGGTGGTGGATGTGAACTTCGAGCCCCAGCTCCACACCTACAGCACTTGAGACCACCTTCCACAGAAGTGGGGCTGCCCCACCGCCTCCCATCCCATGCTCCCACAAAGTTGCCGATTCACCGAGCTCCCAGTAATTTGTCTGTACCGTCTTGTGGACTGGCTCAAGTAACTGAACCCGTCAAAAGCCAATGGCGGAGTAGTGGGATTAATCAACCAGACATCATTACAGGGTTACCGGTTATTGATGGTTTTCTGCCCATGGGCACCGAACTTCTGAGACAGTTCATAACTCCTCTCAAATTTACTTCTGCTTGA